A single window of Nicotiana sylvestris chromosome 3, ASM39365v2, whole genome shotgun sequence DNA harbors:
- the LOC104233863 gene encoding gibberellin 20-oxidase-like protein, with product MSESQNSVKLPIFDISRPFSSSSLKSLSLACKEWGFFHIRNHGIPKDLCRQLHFVSNQIFSFPSDVKLKAGPLSNIRTYTPHFIASPFFESLRVSGPDFFASVQSTCQALINQPIHEFSHAMEEYGSKMEKLSKSIVEVILMSLGPEFEQKFASEFKNCHGYLRVNNYTPPEFTTNVQEEEEVEGLGMHTDMSCITIVYQDEVGGLQVRSKEGKWMDIDPCQDTLVVNVGDLLQAWSNGKLRSSEHRVVLKEPVSRFSIAFFWCFEDEKLIVAPKEIVRSENLRVYKPFVCADYLKFRESNEKGKFEKVGFTVKHFAVFSIQVHISSLMLV from the exons ATGTCTGAATCTCAGAATTCTGTGAAACTTCCCATTTTCGATATCTCGAGGCCTTTTAGTTCATCTTCCCTTAAGTCCCTTTCTTTAGCTTGTAAAGAATGGGGTTTCTTTCACATCCGCAACCATGGAATTCCCAAAGATTTATGTAGACAACTTCATTTCGTTTCTAACCAGATTTTCAGTTTTCCTTCTGATGTAAAGCTGAAAGCTGGACCCTTATCAAATATAAGAACCTACACTCCCCATTTCATTGCATCCCCTTTCTTTGAGAGCCTGAGGGTTTCTGGACCTGACTTCTTTGCCTCTGTGCAAAGCACTTGCCAAGCACTGATCAACCAGCCAATTCACGAGTTCag TCATGCAATGGAGGAGTATGGGAGCAAAATGGAGAAACTGTCCAAAAGCATTGTTGAGGTCATACTGATGAGCTTAGGCCCTGAATTTGAGCAGAAATTTGCATCTGAATTCAAGAATTGTCATGGCTATCTAAGAGTAAACAACTATACTCCACCCGAATTCACGACAAATGTACAAGAGGAAGAAGAAGTTGAAGGGCTAGGCATGCACACTGATATGAGCTGCATAACAATAGTGTATCAAGATGAAGTTGGTGGTCTTCAAGTTAGATCCAAAGAAGGCAAGTGGATGGATATTGATCCTTGTCAAGACACTCTTGTTGTGAATGTTGGTGATCTTTTGCAGGCTTGGAGTAATGGGAAATTGAGATCATCTGAGCACAGAGTTGTCCTAAAAGAGCCTGTAAGTCGATTTTCCATCGCTTTCTTTTGGTGTTTTGAAGATGAGAAACTGATTGTTGCCCCGAAAGAGATTGTTCGTAGTGAAAATTTGAGGGTCTATAAGCCTTTTGTTTGTgctgattatttgaagtttagagAAAGCAATGAGAAAGGCAAGTTTGAGAAAGTTGGTTTCACAGTAAAACATTTCGCAG